A portion of the Toxoplasma gondii ME49 chromosome VIIb, whole genome shotgun sequence genome contains these proteins:
- a CDS encoding hypothetical protein (encoded by transcript TGME49_255440), whose translation MQKPRVPSFSLSTPPSSPPPRSPRSTHSSPLARRPLVIHAFLPTDPRLGPLPLCPLTLELLLYRRLLCVAVEFVWETRLPFSSFLSFLSTPAAAGGDSLLAASLACVSSFLRDPAPALGALLLGAEGRETRVEQTHAQPPWALDSEKTGRLLVGRHLREEIFSRASSRLQEAESPFTVHRRRRGERRSEGRGRNARREKIAREHERPDSCRAEKTNREPQNDASYACLVESAVGDALDFYLWTDNDVFSNFTLPLLTHSLGAVDGRLVAYITRTSRLSSLSPSSLSPRSSSLSPPASSSSSTPSSNSASRLASSLSSRCGEGGQAERSAWKRDGGREESEGDKRRGKKWGEEGENHSRTKQRRRADEAAVLKNLQQAICALASLLEQRGNVFFGGKEGKPCLLDIRAFVFFAVLFSIPLPDRWHIEEVLLGSPGSSALVQFCLRMHGAFPVWPGEPISFLFGVRSSVARRTLSREKISLSPQLDALCKCHRWRRGEREESKREHRGEENEEENREEKGEGASDLPRGGSAVRKFLDFANDSLSLCSREVSTFGGVAMVLSLTLLTLYATKR comes from the exons ATGCAAAAGCCGCGCGTACcatctttctccctctcgactccgccgtcttcgcctccgccgcGTTCGCCTCGCTCGACGcattcctcgcctctcgcgcgACGGCCACTGGTCATCCACGCCTTCCTTCCGACAGATCCTCGTCTGGGgccgctgcctctctgtcctctcacCCTAGAGCTGCTCCTCTACCGCCGGctgctctgcgtcgccgtcgAGTTCGTCTGGGAGACTcgcctccctttctcctcctttctctcctttctgtccaCGCCTGCGGCGGCCGGAGGCGACAGCCTGCTGgcggcctctctcgcctgcgttTCGTCCTTTCTTCGAGACCCTGCGCCGGCGCTGGGtgcgctgcttctcggcgcagaaggacgagagacgcgcgtGGAACAGACTCACGCGCAGCCTCCGTGGGCTCTCGACAGTGAGAAAACCGGGAGGCTCCTCGTCGGGAGACACTTGCGAGAAGAAATCTTCTCCAGAGCGTCCTCCCGCCTGCAGGAGGCCGAGTCTCCGTTCACTGTGCACAGGCGACGCCggggcgagagacgcagcgaaggcaggggaagaaacgcgcggagagaaaagattGCGAGAGAACATGAGAGACCCGATTCATGTCGAGCTGAAAAAACGAATCGAGAGCCACAAAACGACGCGTCGTACGCTTGCCTCGTCGAATCTGCCGTCGGCGACGCACTG GACTTCTACCTCTGGACAGACAATGACGTCTTTTCGAATTtcactcttcctctcctcactCACTCCCTAGGAGCCGTCGATGGCAGACTTGTGGCCTACATCACGCGGACCTCtcggctctcttctctctctccgagctctctgtcccctcgctcctcttctctctctcctcctgcctCTAGCTCATCTTCTACGCCTTCCTCCaactctgcttctcgcctcgcttcttctctgtcgtctcgcTGCGGGGAAGGCGGACAGGCCGAACGGAGTGCCTGGAAGCGAGACGGCGGGCgtgaggagagcgaaggagacaagcggagaggaaagaaatggggagaggagggagagaaccactcgaggacgaagcagcgCAGAAGGGCAGACGAGGCTGCGGTGCTGAAGAACTTGCAGCAGGCGATCTgtgctctcgcctccctgCTTGAACAGCGCGGAaacgtcttcttcggaggaaaagaaggaaaaccgTGTCTCCTTGACATTCgcgcctttgtcttcttcgccgtacTCTTCTCGATTCCCCTCCCCG ATCGGTGGCACATCGAGGAGGTGCTTCTGGGAAGTCCGGGGAGCAGCGCCTTGGTCCAGTTTtgcctgcgcatgcacggcgCGTTTCCAGTCTGGCCAGGAGAGCCgatttcctttctgttcGGAGTTCGGAGCAGCGTGGCGCGACGGACTCTCTCCCGAGAGAaaatctctctttctccgcaaCTGGACGCCCTCTGCAAGTGCCACAGatggcgacgaggagagagagaagagagcaagcgagagcacagaggggaggagaacgaggaagagaacagagaagagaagggagaaggggCAAGTGACCTGCCTCGCGGGGGCTCTGCCGTTCGGAAGTTCCTTGACTTCGCGAATgattccctctctctctgttcgagAGAAGTCTCCACGTTTGGAGGCGTCGCGatggttctctctctcaccctTCTCACGCTCTATGCCACCAAAAGATAG